ATGCATGGTAAAGGTTCATAAAGTTGGTTatttggtgtatgtgcatggggattatgtgAAGACTAGATTCTTATttccttaactaactagttaccatctaaagtgatacttacaagtgaaagacatgagctaaatagtccaactaagaagtagggtgggcttataagcccatattcAAGAGTCCCTTTACATTAATCaagtccaagttccattaattaacaaataaatccaattaaagcccaagtaactaactaatcaccatagttaattaaaatgattaataaaatcaatcatgaatgtaaataatacttgaaaatattattcgtgtaagtttcgcgtgtcacaaagacgtttcgggcaattaaagtaaagtacgggcaatcatggcaacatgtaaatgtaataacatacattcgtttaatcacacgtattaatgataataattattaataaattaacgttggaaaatccagggtcgttacattatgtgcttcatccaagactagcttTCGCAGATTTCCGAATTGAGGAACCCAGATACGGTTGTTGTAGTATCGTGTTCCGTTCTCCTTGATTTTTAATTGGTTTTCAAATCCTGAAGGTCCTTTATATTTGATATTTTCTTGCTTTATAGCTTCTAGTTGTGCTTCCCGAATTTTAGCTGTCATATTTGTTTGAATGATCATATTCAAAGCTCGCACTCAGATAGGCTTGACTCGATCCTTTCGACTGAGTGCATCAGCAAAAACATTTGCCTTACGAGGATCGTACTTGAGTTCACAGTTGTAGTCATTTAGTAATTCGACCCAAcgtctttgtctcatgttcagttgcttttgatcaaagatgtgctggagactcttatgatcggtgaatatggtgaattttattccataaagatagtgtcgccatatctttaatgcgaatactacagctcctagttccaagtcgtgggtagtatagttcttctcatgcttCTTTAATTTTCTGGATGCATATGCAATGACTTTCtggcgttgcattaacacacacccaaaaccttggtttgaagcatcacaatagactacgaaGTCTTCAGTTTCGTCGGGTAGTGATAAGATTGGAGCGCTAGTCAACTTTTCTTTCAGGGTCTGAAACGCAGATTCCTGTTCAatagaccactcaaacttcttatccttatgagtcaacttggtgagtggtttggcaagaatggagaaatctttgataaatctccgatagtaactggaaagtcctaggaactgacgaatgtgTTTCACGTTCTTAGGTGTTTCCCATTTCTGAATAGCCGAGATCTTCGCGgggtcgacatgtattccattactgtcAACTACATGCCCCAAAAACTGAACAGTCTTCAACCAAAACTCatacttggagaacttagcatacaactgttcCTTCTTTAATAACTCCATAAtttgtcggaggtgttgttcgtgttctttctcactcttagagtagatgagaatatcgtcgatgaaaacaatcacaaacttatcgagataaggattgcatacacggttcatgagatccatgaacatagcaggagcgttagttaacccaaagggcattaccaaaaattcgtaatgtccgtaacgAGTTTGGAAGGAAGTATTGGAAACATCGGATTCCTTAACTttaatttgatgatatccagatctcAGGTTGATCTTGGAATAGATGCTTGATCCTTGtaactgatcaaacaagtcatcgattctaggaagcggataacgattcttgacggtcaacttgtttagttcgcggtagtcaatacacatcctcattaaaccatctttctttttgacgaacAATATAGGTGCTCTCCACGgtgatgagctaggacgaatgaatcctttCTCCAGAAGCTCTTGTAGTTGCATAGATAGCTCTTTCATTTCTGATGGAGCTAGctggtatggtgcctttgcaataggtgcagcactggggatcaaatcgatttgaaactcaacttgtctttgtggtggaagaccagggagttcatcaggaaaaacttcaggaaagtcTTTAACAACAGGAACGTCTTCAATACGCCATTCATCTGGCTTGACTTCCTTTATGTGAGCCAAAATGGCTTGACATCCTTTCATAAGGTACTTTCGGGTTTTGATGCATGAGATAAGATTAAGTTTGGAACCACTCTTATCTCCTTGGATAACAAGAATTTCACTATTTTCGAGAGGAATATTAATTGTCTTATCAAAACACTAGATACCCACTTTCATCggggataaccaatccatccctaagactacatcaaagcttcctagttcaacAGGCAATAAGTCGACCTTGAAAGTTTTATTGGCTAGAGTCAGATTACATTTCTTGTAGATCCAGTTAACTTTTACAAATTTACTGTTGGTCATTTCTACAAGACACTTAGTGTTTAAGGTTTGGGGTTCCTCGTCAAATAAGGCACAAAATttagtagacacataacttctatcagcaccagtatcgaataaaaaaGAAGCATAGCAGTTGCTGACAAGAAATGTACCAGTGATGACGTCCTCATCGTCCCTAGCTTCTTCAGCAGTCATGACGAATGCTAGGCCTTTAGCCTTGCCAGCATCTGCATTCTTAGTGATATCCTCCTTCTTAGGACAACTGGGTTTTGTATGTCCTATTTCACCATAAGAATAGCAAGTAGGAACAAAGGGCTTGTCTTTAGTTGCAAGAGTATATGTTGTAATAGCAGGAAGTCTACAATTTTTGCTCAGGTGACCCATCTTCTTACAGTTTCCACATTGAATATTACACTTCCCATTGTGATGTTTTTCACATCTGGAGCAGTAAGGAAGTTTACCAGCATAACCACCTGTTGTAGTATCGCCAACTTTCTTGTTTGAATTCTGACCTGAACCTTGAGTAGGCTCAAACTTTCTTTTGTTATCAGTAGTCTTCACTTCGTTTTGTTTTTCCTTAGCATTTCTTCTAGCAGCCATAACCAGATTTTGAGTCATCAACATCGTACCCTCAATGGTTTCTTTACCAGCAGCTATAACATTCCcctgaatctgaggaggaagaccgATGATATACTTTTCAATCTTCTTGCTCTCATGAGTAACCATACTAGGGCATAAAGCAGCTAGCTCTAAAAATCGATTGTTGTATTCCTCAACTTCAAGATTTTTCATTCTTAACTCCCAGAATTCGACTTCAAATTTTTGGACTTGATTCCTGGGACAATACTTTCCAGCCAGCATGGTTTTTAATGTTTCCCAGGGTATGGCTAAAGTAGCAGTCCATCTAACTGTACCAGCAtatgcagtccaccaagttaaagctccACCAGATAGAGTTCTAATAGCATACTTGACCTTTTCAGCTTCACCGCAGTTACACAGACGAAACATAGATTCCATCTTTTTGAACCAACGGTTTAGTTCAATTAGTCCTTCGGTTCCTTTATAGTTTGGTGTCTTACAACTCATAAATTCTTTATGTGAGCATGAGTTCGGAGAGTTTCGGTTTCGGTTGTTGTTATTTTGATTATTGTTGCTGCCTTGAGCGGCAGTAAGGAGTTGTTGAATTTGTTCATTTGTGAGAGTAACGTTAGGAGTGTTGGTGTTGTCATTTGGTTGTCGTCCTCCAGCcattattcttcaatacataattacagtattagttgaagagttatggtgcaataaatataatttgtaataataatcacaTAATCACACACATATGGCTAAGGTAAGATAAGTCAAGATATATAACCACTTAACTTGCTATTAACAACGAATGGATAAATCATCCTTGTAACGACCCTAGTTTTTCcgtctttaattaataatgtttattattaatgcttgtgatttaacgaatgtatgttattacatttacttgttaccatgattgatcatacttaacttttgaatgcccgaaacatctttgtgacacacgtacattaca
This genomic window from Rutidosis leptorrhynchoides isolate AG116_Rl617_1_P2 chromosome 2, CSIRO_AGI_Rlap_v1, whole genome shotgun sequence contains:
- the LOC139888615 gene encoding uncharacterized protein; this translates as MAGGRQPNDNTNTPNVTLTNEQIQQLLTAAQGSNNNQNNNNRNRNSPNSCSHKEFMSCKTPNYKGTEGLIELNRWFKKMESMFRLCNCGEAEKVKYAIRTLSGGALTWWTAYAGTVRWTATLAIPWETLKTMLAGKYCPRNQVQKFEVEFWELRMKNLEVEEYNNRFLELAALCPSMVTHESKKIEKYIIGLPPQIQGNVIAAGKETIEGTMLMTQNLVMAARRNAKEKQNEVKTTDNKRKFEPTQGSGQNSNKKVGDTTTGGYAGKLPYCSRCEKHHNGKCNIQCGNCKKMGHLSKNCRLPAITTYTLATKDKPFVPTCYSYGEIGHTKPSCPKKEDITKNADAGKAKGLAFVMTAEEARDDEDVITGTFLVSNCYASFLFDTGADRSYVSTKFCALFDEEPQTLNTKCLVEMTNSKFVKVNWIYKKCNLTLANKTFKVDLLPVELGSFDVVLGMDWLSPMKVGI